One Drosophila subobscura isolate 14011-0131.10 chromosome dot, UCBerk_Dsub_1.0, whole genome shotgun sequence DNA segment encodes these proteins:
- the LOC117902909 gene encoding GIGYF family protein CG11148 has translation MTDSMKFGPEWLRNMSAEPAANTNNVGGGANSCLATHSIGNNTTAAAASSRNMFPEYRYGREEMLSLFDRHCLLPQILPSFKKLFVDKVQYPLALTPSTEEDNNQIGSSSRPAWLQRSAGGFGTAPRGTGRGGTVDRGRMRGKSVYHPIYQRPGSLYDEGLSVMSTKIERNWNERNGTCDSVAVSTSQGNSGGLDWNGTPSSSPRKEFSSHHRNMENWRRSRNEDGAGDGPISSNNLTGSDVAGWRSSGGGSSTNSSFVGNTHRWGRSTSWRDEDSHLDSLASIQRSISTVGTVDVDRERGGSGKTGSGLTAAPIRQLGGKNSQLWLGGGGDTEDNLPEWAMENPSELGGTFDSSGAFHGDADLQKAAKAVAEQRDSTDAANSASSSSDNNLPQTGSRNHTDGESDTGENDFEGKIESNPQKFPDLTKNYQQSPGPTASIREAVHGDISDRIKEVADEVEKLIMDDDNRVSHNHREPQIDSGRFATTMPGLAEIEMNIKSNSLGDSVLLQQPHPHPAIPIAVPIPVSNSSIAHHSSHQHPSLPFPDQLAMQHHHHMRHQHQQHLTMLPTAQMMNSNPNPNELWFYRDPQSNVQGPFSAMEMTEWYRAGYFNENLFVRRFSDSRFRPLGELIKLCHGNMPFSHSHLLPSPMDLDNLPIGQMPAAIPVPLPLTPRKSSSAALSLSLGEQQLQQQLQREELKVNVTAAANSLTTAIKGNLGGSGLDATSHILTMRFQMLQDQYLQHQEYQIVNELSKNECFQRLSAVERESVVRRKVQLLVLPEYLISLSGLSSSLAVLNPAAGSQLYHVIAEQGKKDQQQLFANSADQQRPQGNLLEANNFIHNAKLMDQQAQQTQQLQAASHPSQQPTDQAVLTGSAAEPNKLDEMHGSDMDLLTEYNLRMLLRGQPTIGRPQPPLPNPGSDNPTGGDFLIESRMLAAQNLMIPMWLPAHQQPPIPSPQWSGMANAKVTLWDVATLEEEQNQQQQQQQLLAQQQQQKCMAGLVQSPEAAALAAAPLTPEVDNLGDRSQSTDNTKNHLKESVSPKPEQRVIAAVEAIKDQNPSQSTTHVKHTNKQNLAIRPSQQSAPSKCINEEERRRELAEEKRRLKEERKRQQLEEEKRRALHVEEEKTRQSLEEKERQLQIQGQRRKALLGSAQAPIQSTATGIAASAANTKHAVGKAGDLQAASRLAATSVAPWSLRSPKASSTAPGLAEIQKAERRERRADQQRQQEQLDKQMRATAAAAAEANDALLKWQAAPAPAPVMSLADIQAEEAKRLANELMEQQRRREVEQQQQAAIASNVGGTCGLSNIWGTANKAWSAPNSSLSLTTGGRLWDDANSTSVNPIVLQPSASASGAGPVTAAAVLAAGLHSAEKHSVHAQTKSTAASDSPRNLRKSQTLPTMQNVVKTTKAVGGQQQQSEKNKMSQIKASPKVAPTATDEKDKERKSSSKGHMDQASNKVNEYENEFTSWCMRSLDNMTAKVDVPTFVAFLQDLEAPYEVKDYVRIYLGEGKDSSDFAKQFLERRSKYKSLQRAQNAHNDDMCQPAPAITPSGNDNTESKNKQKKVKKNKMTKMDARILGFSVTAAEGRINVGVRDYVDGP, from the exons ATGACAGATTCTATGAAGTTTGGTCCAGAATGGTTGCGCAATATGTCGGCGGAACCTGCTGCCAATACCAATAACGTTGGTGGAGGCGCCAACAGCTGTCTGGCAACGCACAGCATTGGCAACAacacgacagcagcagcagcttcctcTCGCAACATGTTTCCTGAGTATCGATATGGACGTGAGGAAATGCTGTCTCTGTTTGATCGGCACTGTTTGTTGCCGCAGATTTTACCTTCGTTTAAGAAGCTTTTTGTGGACAAGGTTCAGTATCCTCTTGCCCTAACGCCCAGCACTGAAGAAGACAATAATCAAATTGGGAGTAGC TCTCGTCCGGCCTGGTTGCAGCGGTCGGCGGGTGGATTTGGAACAGCACCGCGTGGCACTGGACGTGGTGGAACAGTTGACCGAGGCCGAATGCGTGGAAAATCAGTTTATCATCCGATATATCAGCGCCCTGGCAGTTTATACGATGAAGGTCTGTCAGTCATGTCCACCAAG ATCGAACGAAACTGGAACGAGCGAAATGGAACTTGTGATTCAGTCGCTGTAAGCACATCACAGGGTAATTCGGGGGGCCTGGACTGGAACGGGACACCAAGTTCGAGTCCAAGAAAAGAGTTCTCAAGTCATCATCGCAACATGGAAAACTGGCGGCGCAGCCGAAACGaggatggagctggagacggCCCGATTTCAAGCAACAACCTAACGGGATCGGATGTTGCCGGATGGCGAAGCAGTGGTGGAGGATCAAGTACCAATTCTAGCTTTGTGGGCAATACGCACCGCTGGG GTCGATCTACCAGTTGGCGCGACGAGGACTCCCACTTGGATAGTTTGGCCAGTATACAGCGTTCCATTTCGACGGTTGGGACTGTAGACGTTGACCGGGAGCGGGGAGGTAGCGGTAAGACGGGATCGGGACTGACTGCCGCTCCTATCCGTCAGTTGGGCGGTAAAAACTCTCAATTGTGGTTAGGCGGCGGTGGTGATACGGAGGACAATCTTCCCGAGTGGGCTATGGAGAATCCATCCGAATTAGGTGGCACCTTTGATTCAAGTGGCGCGTTTCACGGTGATGCCGATCTGCAGAAGGCAGCCAAGGCAGTAGCTGAACAAAGGGACTCCACTGATGCGGCAAACTCTGCATCTTCAAGCTCTGACAACAACTTACCTCAGACTGGGAGCAGGAATCACACTGACGGAGAAAGTGATACAGGCGAAAATGACTTCGAAGGGAAGATAGAATCGAACCCACAGAAATTCCCGGACTTGACTAAAAACTACCAACAGTCTCCAGGCCCTACAGCTTCTATTCGTGAAGCTGTCCACGGGGATATATCGGATAGGATCAAAGAAGTGGCCGATGAGGTAGAGAAGCTGATAATGGACGATGATAATAGAGTCTCCCACAACCATAGAGAACCACAAATAGATAGCGGCCGGTTCGCAACAACAATGCCTGGTCTAGCAGAGATTGAAATGAACATTAAGTCGAACTCTTTGGGCGACTCTGTTCTGCTTCAGCAACCGCATCCTCATCCTGCGATCCCTATTGCTGTTCCGATTCCAGTTTCCAATTCAAGCATTGCCCATCATTCATCGCACCAACATCCGAGCCTACCTTTTCCGGACCAGTTAGCTATGCAACATCACCACCACATGCGTcaccagcaccaacagcatCTGACAATGCTTCCTACGGCGCAGATGATGAATTCGAATCCGAATCCAAACGAGTTGTGGTTCTACCGGGATCCTCAGTCGAATGTTCAGGGCCCGTTCAGTGCCATGGAGATGACGGAATGGTATCGAGCCGGATACTTCAATGAAAACCTCTTCGTGCGTCGCTTCTCCGACAGTAGATTCAGGCCACTGGGCGAGCTAATAAAGCTTTGCCACGGCAACATGCCGTTTTCGCATAGCCATTTGCTGCCATCACCGATGGATTTGGATAATCTTCCTATTGGACAGATGCCAGCCGCTATTCCTGTGCCACTTCCACTTACGCCGCGCAAGTCATCGTCAGCTGCGCTTTCCCTTTCGTTGGGCGAACAgcaattgcagcaacaactgcaaagagaagagctCAAAGTGAATGTGACCGCCGCCGCAAACTCGCTGACGACTGCCATTAAAGGAAATCTGGGCGGAAGTGGCTTGGATGCAACATCCCATATTCTGACCATGCGATTCCAGATGCTGCAAGATCAGTACTTGCAGCACCAGGAGTACCAGATAGTCAATGAGCTTTCAAAAAACGAGTGCTTTCAGCGCCTCTCAGCTGTCGAGCGGGAGTCGGTAGTGCGGCGCAAGGTTCAGTTACTCGTTCTGCCAGAGTACTTGATCAGCCTGAGCGGGCTGAGTAGCTCGCTGGCTGTACTAAATCCGGCAGCCGGGAGCCAGTTGTACCATGTTATAGCTGAGCAGGGTAAAaaagatcagcagcagctattTGCCAACAGCGCAGACCAACAGCGGCCACAGGGAAATCTTCTGgaagcaaacaatttcataCACAACGCCAAGCTAATGGATCAGCAGGCCCAGCAAACCCAGCAGCTTCAGGCTGCTTCGCATCCGTCGCAACAGCCTACGGACCAGGCAGTGCTGACTGGATCGGCAGCTGAGCCGAATAAGCTTGACGAGATGCATGGCAGCGATATGGATTTGCTCACCGAATACAATTTGCGTATGCTGTTGCGAGGACAGCCAACAATTGGTCGTCCGCAGCCTCCTTTACCAAATCCTGGTAGTGACAATCCCACTGGTGGGGATTTCCTGATCGAGTCACGAATGCTGGCAGCGCAGAACCTGATGATTCCAATGTGGTTGCCTGCTCATCAACAACCACCAATCCCGAGCCCACAGTGGTCTGGAATGGCAAACGCAAAGGTCACCCTGTGGGACGTAGCAACATTGGAAGAGGAGcagaaccaacagcaacagcagcagcaattactggctcaacagcagcaacaaaaatgcatggCAGGGTTAGTGCAATCCCCAGAAGCTGCTGCATTAGCAGCAGCCCCTTTAACTCCTGAAGTGGATAACTTGGGCGATCGGTCCCAGTCTACTGACAATACAAAAAATCATCTAAAGGAATCGGTCAGTCCAAAGCCAGAACAGAGAGTGATTGCGGCTGTGGAGGCAATCAAGGATCAGAATCCTTCACAGTCCACGACTCATGTCAAACACACTAATAAGCAGAACTTGGCGATCAGACCGTCACAACAGTCGGCACCGTCAAAATGCATTAATGAAGAAGAGCGGCGGCGTGAGCTAGCTGAGGAAAAGCGGCGACTTAAGGAGGAGCGCAAGCGTCAACAACTGGAAGAGGAGAAACGCCGTGCCTTGCATgtggaagaagaaaaaactcGACAATCGCTGGAAGAAAAGGAACGACAACTGCAAATACAAGGTCAGCGACGGAAGGCTTTACTAGGTAGCGCACAAGCCCCAATTCAAAGTACAGCCACAG GCAtagcagcatctgcagcgaACACCAAGCATGCCGTTGGCAAGGCTGGGGATCTACAAGCAGCTTCTCGTTTGGCTGCGACATCAGTTGCGCCATGGTCGCTTCGATCGCCGAAAGCCAGCAGCACCGCGCCTGGACTGGCAGAAATACAGAAGGCGGAAAGGCGAGAAAGACGCGCGgatcagcagcgacagcaggaaCAGTTGGACAAACAAATGCGcgccactgcagctgctgcggccgaGGCGAACGATGCTCTTCttaagtggcaggcagcacccGCTCCTGCGCCCGTAATGAGCCTAGCTGATATTCAGGCAGAGGAGGCCAAGCGGCTGGCCAATGAACTCATGGAACAGCAGCGACGTCGTGAAgtagagcaacagcaacaggctgCTATAGCATCAAATGTGGGTGGGACGTGTGGCCTGTCCAACATCTGGGGAACAGCTAATAAGGCATGGAGTGCACCCAACTCTTCGCTTTCATTGACAACAGGCGGTCGTTTATGGGATGATGCCAATTCCACGTCGGTCAATCCAATCGTTTTGCAACCgtcggccagtgccagtggcgcTGGACCAGTAACTGCGGCGGCTGTTCTAGCCGCTGGTCTGCATTCGGCGGAAAAACATAGCGTACATGCACAGACCAAGTCGACAGCTGCCTCGGACTCACCGCGGAATTTGCGAAAGAGCCAGACCTTGCCGACCATGCAAAACGTGGTAAAAACGACCAAAGCTGTTGgaggacaacaacagcaatccgaaaagaacaaaatgaGTCAGATAAAAGCGAGTCCAAAAGTGGCACCTACGGCAACAGATGAAAAAGACAAGGAAAGAAAATCGAGTAGCAAGGGGCATATGGACCAGGCCAGCAATAAAGTTAACGAATATGAAAACGAGTTTACTAGCTGGTGCATGAGAAGCCTGGACAATATGACCGCCAAAGTGGAtg TACCCACGTTTGTGGCATTCTTGCAGGACTTAGAGGCACCATATGAGGTGAAGGACTATGTGCGCATTTACCTTG GTGAAGGAAAAGATTCATCTGATTTTGCCAAACAATTTCTGGAGCGGCGCAGTAAATACAAGAGCTTGCAGCGAGCTCAAAACGCGCACAATGATGATATGTGCCAGCCCGCTCCCGCTATAACACCGTCAGGAAACGATAATACTGAAAGCAAG AACAAGCAGAAGAAGGTCAAGAAGAACAAAATGACTAAGATGGACGCACGCATTCTCGGGTTTTCGGTAACCGCTGCAGAGGGTCGCATTAATGTTGGCGTTCGGGACTATGTCGACGGCCCATAA